The genomic window tcaggatctttgcattgggtcaccccagattcaccatcagatcacatagcatgtccatggctacagcctgcaccaaaaaaaaatcatgcacccactgttgcctggggctgcaatggtgcaaaaacgtggttacaaagcacagatcgacatggattctcaggatttttgcattgggctaccccaaactcaccgtcaaatcacatgtctgtggccacagcatgaagcacaaaaatgatacatccactgtttcattcagatttctttttcttgttttcctcctctaaaaactatgtgcgtgctatggtcaggtgcgtgttatcgagcgaaaaatacggtataccacTTTACCACTAGAGCAGCTAAGCATACTTCCTTGCAAGATATACCACTTTACCACTAGAGCAGGTAAACATATTCATgactgttttccaacaaaaacaagCTTTACACTCCCACCCTACTTAGAAGCTTTCATTCGACTAAACAAGGTAACTATATATTACAATAATACAGTAAATTTCATAGTCACTTAATGCTAATACCCCATATAAATGAAATACACTACACATACCCAGATAGCCTGTCAGCCATGTCCAACAAAACACTCTTCCACTCAGCTTGTTGGAAGCGCCATATTCGGGCTGTTCCATCTCTGCTGCCACTTATGAACCTTGGCATAAGTTTAAAAGATACTATGTGACATATAAAAGATAAGCATAGTGTTCAGATTTAAGAGGCACCTTTCAGAAGTTTTAAATATGCATACTGCATATACAAAAATGGTATGACTGGAGAACACTATTCTCCAAAGGCTGCCTCCAACCAGTTCAAACACATTTCCCAAGGACACAGGAGAGAGTCAGCTTTGCAATCAGAAAATTTGGAAGTGAATCTAACTCCCCACCACATTCCAGAGTAAAAGAGTGCTGTGTTACAACAAAATGTATACAAGACCCTCCTAACACCCTAATCAATGTATTATCTTTTTCTGTGCTTTGTTTTGGTAAAAAAAAACTGAGGTGCCCATAGATAAGAGTGTTGTGGGTACCAGCTGAAAACAGCTGCCATGAGCAGTTTATAGAAAAAAGTGAAAGTCTTCTGTACCACAGGGCATAATCACAAAAATCCCACTGGTCTTTCTAATCCATGATGTTTCCTCATCCACTACTTTATAAATTATTTCCATCCTCATTCATAGCTTGGCAGTGGCAACTCTCAGGAGAAGGGTAACCCCACGCCCCATTAAGAGATGAACAAGCCACTTGCTCCATGAAATCACTCAAAAGATCTCACTTGTGTGATTTCTCTCAAGCAAAAGAAAATTCCTGAGTGGGGCCTAAGCATGGGTGTCAGAGAAGAGCATCAAGTTCATACGTTACTGCACTGAGGGAAGTGATGGCAATTGCTGGCAAAAACACTAAAGGAGGGTGCAAAACAGTCTGGTAATGAGTGTTGCTGGGAGGGATCTCTAGACTTTTTAGAACTGCACATCCAGTGCTTTCCTACACCAATCTAGTATATGTGATCAAAAGACTTCATACACATACTATTTCCTGAACCAGGGCaggaaaactgtggccctccagatcttgctgggctataataataaaataaaataattattattattattattattattattattattattattattccccagccactctgggcggcttccaacagaacatcaaaatacaataacctcttaaacattaaaagcttccctaaacagggcagccttcagatgtcttctaaaagtctggtagttgcttttctctttgacatctagtgggagggccttccacagggcgggtgccactacatctcccatcagcaccaTCCTCACAGcacaatggtctgggatgatgggaactagagccctacatctggagggtcacaggctccctaACCCTGTCTTACACTCAAAGTAACTTTGTGTGAATGACATTGAAGTCATGCTCCTCTAATTCCTTGCAAAATTGCTACCTTTGACTTGTAGGAAAACGaacaaaaagggggaaaacatTTCATGGAATTTATCAGGCATTTATAGCAATTAACCAAAACATTATTAGGTCAATTACGCTGTCTTGAAGCTACCAAAAGCCATGAAATATAACATTCCTCAAGatttataatataaaaatcaGACCATGctgtgaaggaaaaaaatgaacctTCAATGTGAAGAAACCAGGAGTTTAGCAACATCCAGTTAAGTATAAGGCAATTTCTTATGAACTGGTGCGGAGAAAGAAATGGACTAAAAATTCTACATTGGTCTATATGTAAGTCTGCATTGTAACTAAGATGGGAAACCCGTACACTCCTGATGTTGGGCTCAAAAATTatacctgaccactggccatgctagatgGGCTGGTGGGAGTTCAACTCCAATGTGAATTCTGTTCCATACTGGTCTAAactgtttttctgttttacagtatTGCTAGATTTTCTTAGGACTCTCCAGTTTACTGGTTTTTCCACTCGGCATCTCTCAGTGTAACATACCTGTCATCATTATTAGAAAACTGAATGCTGTCAACTTTGTCCTACAAGAGAGAAAGTTGTGTTACAACAGAACGCAAACAATGCCCATTAAATGCTTAAGTCACTCCACTCCTGTTTTGTAATTAAAGGAATATTAATTCTAAAGATGAAGGACTGTAACTCTCCAGTGTTTTGAATTCACCCccgaaggcacactcctccactgtctcctgggacagatggatgccaacaaatggGACTGTCCATGTATAGGAAAGAATTGGTTATTCTCCAGTTGAATTATGAGTAGGGCCAATAATTTAAGAGCCCTGTTACATTAGTCCAAATATCCATTAATTgaccccagcatcctgtttcccaaagTGGTCAGCCAGATTTGTCTGGAAACTGAGCATGAGAGTAATTACCACCTACTGCTCTTGTGCCCCAGTGAACTACACAATGGTAACCTTGCATtaactggattactgtaatgcttTCTACATGGGACGGCCTTTGAAAACAACACAAAAGCTGCAGTTGCTACCGTATATGGGGGCCAGGCTGCTAAGTGGGAAGACATACAGAGGCCTTACAACAcaggttttaaaataaatgcactgGCTACAAATACTTTTCTGGTCTAATTTCAAAGTGTTGCTGATGAtttataaagccctaaacggtgtGGAATTTGGACTGTGTCTCAGTACACTGTTCAGCCTGCATTAACACCTTCTAGGGAGGCTCTCCTTTGTATCTCACCTTTAGAAGTTGTACATTATGTGAGGAGGCCTTCTCTATGGTAGCACTCAAGCTATAAACATTTTCCTGTCTGAGGCTCATGTGGCACCAACTCTACATTTTTTTTCCAGTATCAGGTCAAGACTTCATTCAGGTATTTGCATGCTGTTACGTTTGCTGTCTAATATTGTGCTCTGCTTATTGTTTTAAGATTAGTGCTGGTTACTTATGGTTGTGTATGTTGTACAGTGAATTATGTACCCTCTCTTAGAGTGGAATACTTTATGAATATTTTAACATTATAATGTATAGATATTTATAAAACATTTAAgaaactaaataataaataatccttTTTGAAATGGTGCTTCCAGTGGTACACATAATATTCCAAATTTAAATTATGGCTTCCCGATCCTGCCTTGTTTAAAAGCAATTAACCATTGTTTCCTGGTTCAGACACAATGGAAAGCTATAGTTAAACTTTGgttttctggcttttctgccaTTGCATGCAAGGGTACATGAAGCTTGCATTTCCTGACTTATGAAGCTGAGATTCTGAACGTATAAAAGGTGGCCACTGTGCTATGATTAAGGTTTTACGTTCACACATAACCTTTAACAGAACCAATCTGTTAACAGTACAATTTGTTCCACCTCCTAATTATGTCAACAGCAGTAACCTGGATTTTAAGATCAGGTCTTAAGTCTGCATCAGTCAGATTTTACAACAGCTTCTttcaatgtgtgtgtatgtatgtgtgtgtgtgtgtgtgtaaagagaaGTTCATTTAAATTTAACACTGAATTACTTACAGCATGGCTCTCTAGCTCTGCAACTTTTTCAGGTGTTTCAGAACCAAAGTAATACATTCTGATAACATGGTCAGTACTTCCAGTTGCTAAGAACATCCCACCTGAAAATTTAAACAGTCGTTTAGAATGCTAACAGGCAGAAAGCTCTAAAAATATGGATTGGATCCAAATGGGTTAGTTGcacttaagtcccactgattgcAAAAGGACTGAAGTCCAACCAGCTTAATCTGGACCCAACTCATTATTTCTAGAACTAATATAACTACTTATTATAACACTGAAAGTCTATGTCTAGATGATGATGACTACATAGCCATCAACGCTTAACAACTAAAAAGGTATTCTACTTCAATTAAAACCTTTTTAATTTGTAAAGCCATACAGTCTGAATTCTGTATAATATATGAAGAAGGTACGTTACCATCACAGTAAGAAGTAATACTTTTAATTTACATGCTTTAGCAAaggtaaaataaaaatctttatgGTTTCTCAACTGAAGACAGAACAACCTGCTTCATTAGCATGTATACTTACCAACACTAAATGAGGAACAAAGCATTTGAACTCCAGGTCTAGGTTTTTCCGTGAATTTCAGTGGCCGGTTACTTTAGAAACAAAAAcaggttttaaaaatacatttttttaaaagtacagtgaaTTCCACAAATATACAGCCTGCTTCAAATTTCTTCATGCATCTATATGTTGCAGAACAGTTGCAGtatcatttttattttgcttacttcaacagtattatttatttcatttctatactgctttatattttcaagaaaaGGATAACAATAGACTATTACCTGTTTTGAAGCTCACACTTTATTTTCTATGTCACAATATAAAATTTGATCTGACAGAACTAAAATGCTTTGCATCATGAGAACTTAAAGATGGTTACATACTTGAATTTCATAGACATGGTATCCCACTGCCAGAAGCAAATTGTTCCATCAACACCTGTGGAAGCCATGTAGCGCACTGAGTCTTTGGCCAATGGACTAAACTGCAAGTTTAAAACCAATTGAAAGTTACTGTGCATCTTAAAGGAAACAAGATAACAATATGCAGTGACATTCACTGTCTaaaatttattttcagtttttaagCCAAGTTTCCTTTGAATGCATCTTCTACAAAATATtcaaaagtatttttattgaacatCAAATGTTAAATTTCACTTAAAGCAAGCATGATATAAACTGATAACCTGtcagacataccgtatttttcgctctataagacgcaccagaccacaagacgcacctagtttttggaggaggaaaacaagaaaaaaatattctgaatctcagaagccagaacagcaagagggatcgctgcgcagtgaaagcagcaatccctcttgctgttctggcttctgggatagctgcgcagcctgcattcgctccataagacgcacacacatttccccttacttgttaggagggaaaaagtgagtcttatagagcaaaaaatacggtatatttacttggcattaatacacatacaccatgcataatttatACAATGCTAATGTTATACTATGAGAATAAGACATAGTATAATGATGTACAATGTGACTGAATAAAGCTGAGCATGAATAAAACTGAGCAAAATATCAGAAAgtaaaactaaacaaaaatgaAACCATGATAATACAATACTAGTACAAGAGGAGACAGTGAATACTGTACCTTAGAACTGACTACTTAAGTCTCATAATGAACGCTTTTGTATTATCAGCCACTATAAAGGACTTCTTTACACATCAATCGGTAGTACATGTGTCACTGCTACTGAATACACACAGGTGGGAGTTGTGGAAAAACCAGGTACAAGTGCTATAACACCTGGAAAAACACATGCACTGCCACTGTGCCAACAGCTTTTGAGCTGGAAGCTGCATAACTGATGCATAACATATGCATTAGTTTCCTGTCATTTAATCTTCTATGAGGAAACTAATCTAGTACTGAACGCTGCAAAAATTGACAGTCTGCTCATATGTAAACAATTTCACTTAGATTTCCCAAACTTATATTCATCGatgtttaaaagtacagtggtactttggtttaagaacagccctgtttacgaactattcagtatacaaactccacaaaaccagaagtagtgttccgtttagcgaactttacctcggtctacaaacggaagctgaacggtggaagggcaccagtggcgggaggcctcattagggaaagcgagcCTCGGTTTAAGtacggctttggtttaagaatggacttctggaatggattaagttcataaaccaaggtaccactgtataattttatttgaagatacaagcaaaacaaaatacaggTTGTTTACCGAATCTCCAATAATTCACAGTGGGATAAACAGCTTTTGACTCATTTTACAGAAAACTTATAAATTAGTGTCCAAAGTACAGTAGAAAAAGGCTCAACTTTTAAAAACACTGGAGCATACATTAGCGCACATGTTTCACACAAAAACAAGCAACATCCAGCTAGCTAAAAACTTACTTGCAAAGATGTAATTGATCCTGTGTGTCCTTGGAGAACAGCAATCGGAGCACATGTTCTGAGGCACCATACTCTGATAATTTTATCACAACTGCCAGCAGCAATCATTGTGTTTTCATAGTTTACCGCCATATCAGAAATTTCTGCTGAATGGCCTCTCAGTGTAGCAAGTAACCGGCCATTGTGTGTGGACCAAATCTTAACCAAACAGTCATCTGACCcctaaagagagaaaaaatacattttaagctGAAAGGCACATTAGAGAAGTCTGAAATATGCttaaaaacaaataagcaaaacaaACAGACATAAAGACCCACATACAAAAGCATCAAGAATTCCAAAATTCAGTTGAGATAAATTAGTAGCAATACTGCTGATTATTATCATCTATGAATCAGTCTAGCTAAAACAAAGAACAAGTGAGCAAGAGAAACACTATTTGTTGTGGTGCTTCTTTTCTATTCATTTATCATTCATGAAGTTTACCATGCTGCTTTACTGGAAAGTAGACAAAAATATTGCTGTGTGACAGAACACACTAAAATATGTATTACATGTCTGATTACTGTTTGTGAGTGCTTAGTAACTCAAGAGCAAAAccacttttaaaaagcagaagtgTTATCCACCAAAAAAGCAGAAATTTCTCTTTACATgtgtataaataattataatattatttttaattttgtaagTTTTTTTAATCCAGCCTTCACCATAAGGTTCCAGGGTCAGGGTAAAactgaaaattttaaaaacattacaTCTGTAGAGCATTCTACACAAAACCACTCTAAACAGAACAGAatataaattcagcaaaaataCACATCTATTTtagagaaataaaatataaataatttcAAGGGACAGACATCAAAAAGCAAAAGAGTAAGTGAACAATTGTCACAGAAGTAGTTGTTTACCTCTCAATGCATGTAAAATACATTAACAAAGATGGATGGTTCTGCTACAGTTCACTTTTTCGTACAGGGGACAAAATTTCAGAATGCACAGAAACTCACAGTGAATATCCTGTGTCCAGTCCTATCAAATACCACACAGTAAACTGCCGAGAGGTGACCAAGAATTCTTCTGTGCATCTTCATATGCTGATACATGTTGCCTTGGAATATAGAACTGGATCTTGTACATCCGGTCAACTGTTTTGCATAATTTACTTCCACTAGAAGAGAAATAAGTCAAACATTCATTAAGGATTTTTCAAAAAGTCATCATGCCGATGTAAACCTGAATTTAAAGTAATCACTTCAAAACaataacataggaaactgccctaCACCAGGTCAAACTATTTGTCTATCTAGCCCAGTCTACTGACACAGCAACTCTCAGGGATCTCATGGCAGAACCACTTGCCGCTTGATCCTTTGAACTGGAGATGCTACTAGGGTTAGGATCTGGAATATACTCTGAGCTATCACAAATATCTTCCTTTCATAGCTTTTCAACTAATAAAAATTCCTGAATGTTTATCCATCATCTTTCCTTCTTTCTAGGTGGCAAAGGCCACCTGCATGCACGATGCACCTATTTCTTTATGTGCACTGTGGCATGATTAAAAATAGGCAATAGGCCTTACCACTTTTCTCAGGAATCCCTACTCATGTTTCACTTTCACCTGCAAAGGCATAAACTTTGTGGAGGCATGTATTCCCCCATGATATGGGAGGCGGGAAGCCCTTTGCTGCTACTGCACTGCCATGCACATCAGCTAGGAAGAAGGAACCTGCTGGAACCACAGTAACCAGATGTGCAGCTCTTCCTGCTCCCTAGAGAGCCTGGGGCTTGGGGGAACTTTTCCTCAAAGAGCTGTGTGGCTCTTTCTCCCAGGTTCAGCTAGGCCTGCCTTTGTCCTCCTCTCCtgttgaaattgggggggggggggtccaccagaacaaaaatggaatgaagcttcaaaataaggggaaattgaaagagaaagaaaaacaagaaaaataagggGGATGTCTCTGAAATTAGGCACTGATTTATGTCAGTGCCAAGCTCAAAAGACAGGAGAATGTGAAATCCTCCAGCAagcatctacagtggtgccccgcaagacgaatgcctcgcaagacgagaaacccgctagacgaaagggttttccatttttcgatgcgcttcgcaagatgaatttccctatgggcttgcttcgcaagacgaaaacgtcttgcgagtcttgcgatttttttcgctccccccccctttttctaagccgctaatagccttttagctgcTAAGcagctaagcctttaatagccgctaagcctctaaaccgctaatagcgctaatagggttgcttcgcaagacgaaaaaaccgctagacgaagagactcgcgaaatggattattttcgtcttgcgaggcaccactgtacatctgaCCCTGCCTGCCCAGTTAGAGGAGAGGAGCCATCCCAGTGTTAAAGCTGTCCTCCATGAGCCTCTGGGGAATGTCCACCTTAAATGGCTTGTCCACCTTAAATGGCTATGTGGTATTGCAGAAGTATATTATAATATGATATAAACAGCTGGGAAAAGGACAAAATGCTTGCTGTAGGAGTTGTACCCTGTAGGAGTTGCTTCtcccattattttacttttaagtaAAGTTCAGCATAACTAACACCAGCTATTTTAATATATAAGCATTAGTGTGAACATATAGTAATAGTTTGTTCCCATCTTTCATgctatgaattatttccttatttTACAGTTTCAGTTTCTTACCCCTACTGTGGCAGggcacaaaaaacaaaacagtcagtacaaaacaaagaaaccagaagtGAAAAATCAGAGAACATAGTAGGTTAATAAGCAAAAGATAAACTTACCAAAACTTGGTGCTTTATCACAGTTAACAGGAATTTCTGGGGGTCTTCCTCTATGAAGGGTAGCAATGACTGAGCCTTTCCAAATGGGATTTCTGGAATCTGCAAATTGCATTTCAGTTGAATGCAGAGTTACTCAGAACATTTATTCAAACACCATTTCAAAATTTAAGAGTCCTTAATGCTTTAaaagttcactttttaaaaatggcctgGTTTAACTAGAAGCATGTTACACCTACCTTTAGTATTTTATCAATTGCTCTATCAATAACATATTGAACTAAGGACTCCTGTACTTTTGGGGACACTCTATATCAAGCATTAGTTACAGCACAATGGTTTCaagagttttttgttttacaaatccCAAGCGCCAGCCCCTGACTGCAGGATACGGTATTCTGATCATTCACTAAAATGAACATTCACTGTGCTCGCTTGGTTGATTTTGCATTTTCCTGTTTTTATGTTCCTTAACTATTTCTCTACTCATTTCTCcaattatgaatatttattcttgATATTTCCTCTTCACTTTATGAAAATAAACAGTTGTGCCTAGTATACAAAGAAGCTCTTGGCCATTAGCTATCCCTAGAGATGCAACTAACATATACACAAATGAGCTGCTATACGAAGATGTTTTGCATTGTTAGCTACCCTTGTGTTCTTAAGTGAGAAGAAAAATGAGGAAAGAGCAGTTGTGTAATACAAGGAGAAACATAAGCAATGTACAAAGCAGTTTCACTTCACAGGTTCTCAGCCAAGTATGTATAGGTTTCTcactcatatttccccccccaaaaaaaaaaactgttACAACTACAGCAACTTATGGTGCTGTACTTGCACTTAGGGTGAAACAGCTTTAAGTTTTCTTTCTACTGATGGTCATGCATTTAGTGATAACATAATTTCATAAATCTCAGGCTGAGCTACCCCTCGAAGTAtggttcaacaacatttgggatGTGGCTATCTCAGAATGACTAAGGGTTTAGAAAGGTAGCTTACAAAGAGACACTTAGAAAGGTAGTTACAAAGAGACACTTTTGTTGAAACCTGGTCCCCTTTCTTTTCATACGTAAGGGAAGGTAACAATTTTCTCCCTCCACTTGTCTCTGGAGAACCTATATTAACTATTAATGTCTTAAGAATCTGCTTCAAATGACACTAAAAACTCAAAGTAATGTTTTTTGTGGAGATGGTATTACATAACTAGACTTGTAATCCCACCCCCATGAAAAAaatgtataccaccctttatttGAAGATCTCAGATGTCTGTGTTTGAAGCAGATAATTGTATTCTACATAAGGTTTTCTTTTGATCTCCTAGAATAAACCTCTAAACCAAAATATCAATAACCACTATGTCTGTGAAAGGAGGAGCTCAAAGATGGATCTGTGCGGACAGCATGTATTAAATGGGTGACAAGTTCATGCATCCTAGTCTTGGAAGTTTCAGTACATACTTGTACCAATGCAAGGTTCATATATAGTCACTAGAATTGAACACACCAAGCCACATTAAAAAGTCAAAATATACCTTTTGCAGTTCGCAGTAAGGACTGCTTGCCTGCACCCAATAAAGAGTTCACTCTCGGAATGCTGGGTGGAATCTCTTTATCCAGTATAGGGCCAATCCGCCTGCAAATTTGCAGCAAGTGATCAGGAGCCACATGTTTGTTAGACAAGACCTAACACACAAATAGGATTAAAACAAGTTAATATAACCTAATACAAAAATAACAATTATTTACATAAGCTAAACATTTTAGAATTAGTAATTTATTAATTATGTGagaaaaagcaagaaacaaactTGACATCATTTCACTGTTGCTTAAAATCGCTTGACAAACTCCTAATAAGTAAAGTAATCCTTGGAGGCCCCCTCCAGGTATACTCACAAACTAGGGAGAAGGAACTGTACACAGGATGTTCTCCCAGTGCTTACTTTAATGTTGTTCTGGAAAAGATCTACGCTTTTAATTGCTAACTAAATCATTTCAATGTTGCTTTTATTCcaatgttttgcattttatttcaatTCTTGTTTTTTTGCTACTATTTACTGTAGTTACAAGTTACTTTAGAAACTTTAAAAATTGAATGGCAAACAAGTAGATGAACTAGTGTTTTGTATTATACTGCAAATGTAAGTCCAACTTAACTTTGGACTATTAAATCTATGAGCTTTCTCATTCACTTAAATTTCTTGAAGatcaaactacagtggtgcctcgcaagacgaaattccgcgagtctcttcgtcttgcggttttttcgtcttgcgaagcacggctattagcggcttagcggctattagcggctattaacggcttagcggctttaagaaaaaggaaacaaactcgcaagacatttcgtcttgcgaagcaagcccatagggaaattcgtcttgcggaacgactcaaaaaacggaaaactctttcgtcttgcgcgtttttcgtcttgcgaggcattcgtcttgcgaggtaccactgtacgtacaaCTTTTTACTCCCCAGTCCTCAGCACTGCTGCAGTGAACAGGAATTTTGTTTTATGATCCATAGTTTATTTTAACTGTGGCTTAAATGAGGTACCAACCAGGCCTGCAGTAACTAAGCCATGCTTTCTCCTTCCACCTTCATTACATCAATTTTAATTTGACTATAACCTCTCCCATTTTTCATCTAGCATGAAATCTAATGAAGTTAAATTGTAAGTACAAGAACAAGATAAACCAAAACCACACAATTATATAAACAATACATATTATATGCACATTACTTTTAAACTAGAGCAATGCATTATTCTCTCAAACaacttaacccccccccaaaagatccTGATGTTATATCTTGAATCCTGTTCCAAGGTGCAAttctctagatcagtgtttcccaacctttttcctACCATGGCCACCTTcccaccttgtttccttcctgtggcgccccatgggcatagccggggggggagacagggggcagctgccccccaataagtaaaaatcaatacaaatctgaagttctgcctCCCCCAACCAAAGCCTGCACCCTAaataaaatcctggctatgcccatgtcctGCCCCCCATCCTACCGGTAGAAAAGCagttatttaaatgttttgtttgtaaacagaacatgttttatttataatttttataatttatacaaaatacaattacatagaatgataggaacataataaaatattgttgaagcagaaaaacatggATGCTAAtgcctccatgacagatggccatcctacctctgcttataaacctccaagaaaggaaaatccagaacctcctgagggagatctatcttaataataataataataataataataataataatatctttattgtcattgccccctctcagggacaacgaaattactcgactgctccataaaaacactaattaaaacaatacagtatagtacagcaaggtaCTTCCATGTATTGTAAAAAGTAAACGACACTTATTTTACCCCAGTTGTTTGACACAGAGGGGAAATCCTACAGATACTGTCCAAAAGGTGCACAGGGAAttctgtatatatgggagaatttttaaaagcaagtggtcctcactgacctgTCTGAAAAAGATCTTATCGTTCAGAGGACCCCTGGCTGCGTATAGCCCCACACAAGCTTACCAGGCCCAATGGACTCAgtgtggctttcttctgagtaggcacttagttatttactagatgcaagtcagcagcacaAGACCACCCCGCTCGGCATGGGGCTGAGGTGGATTTCTGCCCCTGGTGGGCCACCCCCTTACCTGCTTGTGTTTGGCCAAGCAGATAAATAAAAAATCCTGATTGCctggttatttaaaaaaaagatttttttcttccACTTCTCACTACCCTCTATGGCTATCCTCATGCTGCTAACCCCCATTTACGCGATTTTCACCTGgggcccccttggaatatcctggggcCTCCCAGGGGGCCatatgggaaacactgctctagaccaTAGGTGCTAACTCCTAGGGGCAGAGGTCTCTTCTCTCCCGCCCCCTAACTGacgggcactgccattcaaatgatgtgtgtgcactgtgcctcgtaactgattatgatgggcagggcttacctgtgccccctccccaatattttattcaagttggcacccctgctctagatattCCATTTACTCAACTAAAATTTTCTTGCAGGTATCCATTTA from Podarcis raffonei isolate rPodRaf1 chromosome 4, rPodRaf1.pri, whole genome shotgun sequence includes these protein-coding regions:
- the BRWD1 gene encoding bromodomain and WD repeat-containing protein 1 isoform X6, with translation MSSQAWAAAAPDRALSPNLLLATAAAADMAEPLPASNSPLGAGSGPLPLIESELYFLIARFLSTGPCRRTAEVLVQELEQYQLLPKRLDWEGREHCRSYEDLVLSNKHVAPDHLLQICRRIGPILDKEIPPSIPRVNSLLGAGKQSLLRTAKDSRNPIWKGSVIATLHRGRPPEIPVNCDKAPSFVEVNYAKQLTGCTRSSSIFQGNMYQHMKMHRRILGHLSAVYCVVFDRTGHRIFTGSDDCLVKIWSTHNGRLLATLRGHSAEISDMAVNYENTMIAAGSCDKIIRVWCLRTCAPIAVLQGHTGSITSLQFSPLAKDSVRYMASTGVDGTICFWQWDTMSMKFNNRPLKFTEKPRPGVQMLCSSFSVGGMFLATGSTDHVIRMYYFGSETPEKVAELESHADKVDSIQFSNNDDSIF